A genomic segment from Aspergillus puulaauensis MK2 DNA, chromosome 1, nearly complete sequence encodes:
- a CDS encoding glycoside hydrolase family 43 protein (CAZy:GH43;~COG:G;~EggNog:ENOG410PJ38;~InterPro:IPR023296,IPR006710,IPR041542,IPR013320;~PFAM:PF17851,PF04616;~go_function: GO:0004553 - hydrolase activity, hydrolyzing O-glycosyl compounds [Evidence IEA];~go_process: GO:0005975 - carbohydrate metabolic process [Evidence IEA]), protein MPVRNPILPGFNADPSILRVKSSYYIATSTFEWYPGVQIHHSTDLANWDLIARPLSRASQLDMRGAPDSCGVWAPCLSHDGTQFWLVYTYVTRKDGSFKDSHNYIVTAPEITGPWSDPIHVNSSGFDPSLFHDEDGRKWFVNMLWDHRRRPRAFAGIALQEFDPRAGKLVGERRNVFKGTELDLVEGPHLYKRGGWYYLLTAEGGTAYQHACTLARARSIWGPYETHPVKHILSSKDAPFAALQRAGHGDLVETEDGKAYLVHLMGRPVGQGRRCVLGRETSIQEVYWDDEGWLWVKDGPVPSLYVDVPGTRREGEYWAEQRYTFTDALHKDFQWLRTPEPERIFSIEDGSLSLIGRESIGSWFEQALVARRQTHFSYDAETVVDYTPSDERQFAGLVAYYCRYNFFYLAVTADADGQREINILRSEASYPEGKLDTPFPDPVQIPNEGKVRLALSIRGGLTLQFFYALGDGELQAVGPVFDASILSDECGGHQAHGSFTGAFVGMACSDVNGTALPAKFDSFVYRPVQDTADRYEV, encoded by the coding sequence ATGCCAGTACGCAACCCCATCCTCCCAGGCTTCAACGCCGACCCCTCCATCCTGCGCGTCAAATCCTCCTACTACATCGCAACATCCACCTTCGAATGGTACCCAGGCGTCCAAATCCACCACTCCACCGACCTCGCAAACTGGGATCTAATCGCGCGCCCCCTCTCACGAGCAAGCCAACTCGACATGCGCGGCGCCCCAGACAGCTGCGGCGTCTGGGCGCCCTGCCTCTCGCACGACGGAACCCAGTTCTGGCTCGTTTACACATACGTCACGCGCAAGGACGGCTCGTTTAAGGATTCGCATAATTATATCGTCACGGCTCCAGAGATTACAGGGCCCTGGTCGGATCCAATCCATGTCAACTCGTCCGGGTTCGACCCGAGTTTATTCCACGATGAGGACGGGAGGAAGTGGTTTGTGAATATGCTGTGGGACCACCGGCGGCGGCCGCGCGCGTTCGCCGGAATCGCGCTGCAGGAATTCGATCCGAGGGCTGGGAAACTGgttggggagaggaggaatgTGTTTAAAGGCACggagctggatctggtggaGGGGCCGCATCTTTATAAACGGGGTGGGTGGTACTATCTGCTCACGGCGGAGGGGGGCACCGCGTATCAGCATGCTTGTACGCttgcgagggcgaggagtaTCTGGGGTCCGTATGAGACGCATCCTGTGAAGCATATCCTGAGTTCGAAGGATGCGCCgtttgcggcgctgcagcggGCGGGGCATGGGGATTTGGTGGAGACGGAGGATGGAAAGGCGTATCTGGTGCATTTGATGGGGAGGCCGGTTGGGCAGGGGAGACGGTGTGTGCTGGGACGGGAGACGTCTATTCAGGAGGTGTATTGGGATGATGAGGGCTGGTTGTGGGTGAAGGATGGGCCGGTGCCGTCGTTGTATGTTGATGTCCCTGGGACTCGCCGTGAAGGGGAGTACTGGGCTGAGCAGAGGTATACTTTCACCGATGCCCTGCATAAGGACTTTCAGTGGCTGCGTACGCCTGAGCCAGAGCGCATCTTTTCTATTGAAGATGGGAGTCTCTCGCTGATAGGCCGTGAGTCGATTGGGTCTTGGTTCGAGCAGGCGCTTGTTGCCCGGCGGCAGACGCATTTCTCATACGATGCGGAGACTGTCGTTGACTATACGCCTTCTGATGAGAGGCAGTTCGCCGGTCTTGTCGCATACTACTGCAGGTACAACTTCTTCTACCTGGCAGTGACAGCAGATGCAGACGGCCAGCGGGAGATCAATATCCTTCGCTCTGAAGCATCATACCCGGAAGGAAAGCTCGATACGCCGTTCCCTGATCCAGTTCAAATTCCGAATGAAGGGAAGGTTAGACTGGCATTGAGTATCAGGGGTGGACTCACGCTGCAATTCTTTTATGCACTGGGAGACGGAGAGCTCCAGGCAGTGGGCCCCGTATTTGATGCGTCGATTCTGTCGGACGAGTGTGGTGGCCACCAGGCCCATGGGAGCTTCACTGGGGCGTTTGTCG
- a CDS encoding HET domain protein (COG:S;~EggNog:ENOG410PKXP) encodes MPGFNALTKDHVSAILDQNSFYPVDKFALLPIEMRFQSFAETGSAGDVHWNNSSETTAALEKWCRDAFALIKPPGGSGDGLDAHFDSLDAHLATLMLCSFQTYKQAMSKSEIVDRACALLARLPSDPPELPFAYGGPWPAEYFETPLQPGQAGQADESKSQYKWAALTVLSKPSTNSIRLALFLVMDRSVPISFTSQYSDTIASLLDTATRLLDGSPNEEDAQAWFVIQAFLWAAWQHTVMLQLWYDGSKQMDGYRFDRHNDMIAKQIPSVMPGRQTIERSRPGYMCKWAFELLRSDLSCVPQDFRAFHDIYQSRFGDRGPRCNLVSPGGGSNRICDGKAPGNCQRFESEGVQIQGAHDFSCPSPDFPCHLLTWDEQSYLSITGGKARAISLEDTDDSHIRYTPVTKDTMAVSHVWSHGQGGRPETGFNSCLHRRYSALAKTLHCTSYWMDSPCVPTDRTLRTECLGQINSIFETSKVTLLADRDIMEIPIHPHTLQASEAVLTALSVCDWNVRAWTLLEGMRGRAKLHILCRDNHVISLVDILNDVLSQSCLSLIPPCLAVQHYTPTQRTFDLISGADAAEPVSIEQATCLLNHRHATKDRDVPMIWALVAGSATVIKAADEFWAAKVGEPLATGFLVSGSPRIKARGMGWAPARPNLLPPTATDEGKQYPAYDGQNSIQGMITKEGFRAEWLGAVLRRRGRGLPAWMFSVYSFAQEDSELHEYFHVYNKGGSDRMDMKTRREVGSVVAPLFKSFRWVALLMPCLRDRGTNGAVAPPMPFEYQGESESPVVVVVASNNQQEWEWQFIYEWERDCQLPEFGVAQFLLV; translated from the coding sequence ATGCCAGGCTTCAACGCCCTCACAAAGGACCATGTCTCCGCAATCCTGGACCAGAACAGCTTCTACCCAGTTGACAAATTCGCCCTGCTCCCCATCGAAATGCGATTCCAGTCATTCGCTGAAACAGGCTCCGCCGGCGATGTGCACTGGAATAACAGCTCGGAAACAACGGCCGCCCTGGAGAAATGGTGTCGCGATGCGTTCGCGCTGATCAAGCCTCCTGGTGGGAGTGGGGATGGCTTGGATGCACACTTCGACAGCCTGGATGCCCACCTTGCAACGCTGATGCTGTGTAGTTTCCAGACGTATAAGCAGGCCATGAGCAAGAGTGAGATTGTTGATCGGGCTTGTGCGCTGCTTGCTAGACTTCCCTCGGATCCACCGGAACTGCCATTCGCGTATGGAGGGCCATGGCCTGCTGAGTATTTTGAGACACCACTACAGCCTGGCCAGGCCGGCCAGGCCGACGAGAGCAAGTCTCAGTATAAGTGGGCAGCCCTCACGGTACTCTCGAAACCGAGCACGAACAGCATCCGGCTCGCCCTGTTCCTGGTAATGGACCGCAGCGTCCCAATTAGCTTCACAAGCCAGTATTCAGACACGATAGCCAGTCTCCTGGACACGGCAACGCGACTGCTGGACGGAAGTCCAAATGAGGAGGACGCACAGGCCTGGTTCGTCATTCAGGCCTTTCTATGGGCAGCGTGGCAGCACACCGTGATGCTGCAGCTGTGGTACGACGGGAGCAAGCAGATGGACGGATACCGGTTCGACAGACACAACGATATGATAGCGAAGCAGATTCCGTCCGTGATGCCTGGACGGCAGACGATTGAAAGGTCACGCCCGGGCTATATGTGCAAGTGGGCGTTTGAGCTTCTCCGGTCCGATCTGAGCTGTGTGCCgcaggatttcagggcgTTCCACGACATCTACCAAAGCCGGTTTGGGGACCGTGGCCCTAGATGCAACCTTGTTTCTCCTGGAGGTGGTTCGAATAGAATCTGCGATGGCAAAGCACCTGGAAACTGCCAGAGATTCGAGTCCGAGGGCGTCCAGATCCAGGGCGCGCACGACTTCAGCTGCCCTAGCCCTGATTTCCCCTGCCACTTGCTGACCTGGGACGAGCAGTCCTATCTCAGCATAACCGGTGGAAAAGCACGAGCCATATCCCTCGAAGACACCGACGACAGTCACATCCGATATACCCCCGTCACCAAGGATACCATGGCAGTCTCCCACGTCTGGAGCCACGGCCAAGGCGGCCGGCCAGAGACCGGCTTCAACAGCTGTCTGCACCGCCGATACAGCGCTCTCGCGAAAACACTCCACTGCACATCGTACTGGATGGACTCGCCCTGCGTGCCAACCGACCGCACCCTCCGCACCGAATGTCTCGGCCAAATCAACTCCATCTTCGAGACCAGCAAAgtcaccctcctcgccgaccGCGACATCATGGaaatccccatccacccacACACCCTGCAAGCCTCCGAAGCAGTCCTGACTGCACTCTCCGTCTGCGACTGGAACGTGCGCGCCTGGACGCTCCTCGAGGGCATGCGCGGACGCGCAAAACTGCATATCCTCTGCAGGGACAACCACGTCATCTCGctcgtcgatatcctcaacgaCGTTCTATCCCAGAGCTGTCTCTCCCTCATCCCGCCCTGTCTCGCCGTGCAGCACTACACGCCTACCCAGCGCACCTTCGACCTCATCTCCGGCGCCGACGCCGCAGAACCCGTATCCATCGAGCAAGCAACCTGCCTCCTGAACCACCGCCACGCGACCAAGGACCGCGACGTGCCCATGATCTGGGCGCTGGTGGCCGGCTCCGCAACAGTCATCAAAGCCGCGGATGAATTCTGGGCAGCGAAGGTAGGGGAGCCGCTTGCGACGGGGTTTCTGGTCTCGGGTTCTCCGCGGATTAAAGCGAGGGGGATGGGATGGGCGCCTGCGCGTCCGAATCTTCTCCCTCCGACGGCGACGGATGAGGGGAAGCAGTATCCGGCGTATGATGGGCAGAATAGTATCCAGGGGATGATTACGAAGGAGGGATTCAGGGCTGAATGGCTTGGTGCTGTGTTGAGgcggcgggggagggggcttCCGGCGTGGATGTTTAGTGTTTACAGctttgcgcaggaggataGTGAACTACATGAGTACTTCCATGTGTATAATAAAGGCGGGAGTGATAGGATGGACATGAAGACGCGGCGGGAGGTTGGGTCGGTTGTGGCGCCGCTGTTTAAGAGCTTTCGCTGGGTTGCGCTGTTGATGCCGTGTCTGAGAGATCGGGGGACGAATGGAGCAGTCGCTCCTCCTATGCCGTTTGAATACCAGGGCGAGTCTGAGAGCCccgtggtggttgttgtggcTTCGAATAACCAgcaggagtgggagtggCAGTTTATATACGAGTGGGAGAGAGACTGCCAGCTGCCTGAGTTTGGAGTGGCGCAGTTTCTCCTTGTTTAA
- a CDS encoding uncharacterized protein (COG:S;~EggNog:ENOG410PV64;~InterPro:IPR016166,IPR012951,IPR006094,IPR036318;~PFAM:PF01565;~SECRETED:SignalP(1-20);~go_function: GO:0016491 - oxidoreductase activity [Evidence IEA];~go_function: GO:0050660 - flavin adenine dinucleotide binding [Evidence IEA];~go_function: GO:0071949 - FAD binding [Evidence IEA];~go_process: GO:0055114 - oxidation-reduction process [Evidence IEA]), which translates to MKNLLSSALATLALAAAATAELAAPSLKVAAATGTPSDTHFPGESLQLTDDVLAEVEAAIQNKSVSDLFKFGDAQTDSAVSKRSRRSCKTIPGDWLWPSNLVWEIFDLLLGRRLIKAAPLAAACYPDWPEYDAQKCDEITAQWSTSDLHMGDPTSIMLPLFEGRTCMPPGSNYTDTCKMGGYPSYVVNVTNVAQIQLAVNFARSLNLRLVVKNTGHDFNGKAAGKDALSIWTHWLKDKKFYPEYRADNGYVGPAIKFGAGTQVWEANEFAKENHVTTVGGEAVTVGLGGGFTAGGGHSPLSSMYGLAADQVLSMEVVLANGRFITASATKNPDVFWMLRGGGGSTIGVVTSLTVIAHPQIQTTSVTFNFTINDCPNADAFWTGVSAYLDNFQRFVDAGSYGYYYVGASSILIGTDYAGSTDYYFRMHSFIAPNMTVAQTKKLLAPWFDVLDSQNITYTPWYNHADNYHDVWVAAFPQEFTGSAMVKTASRLIPRSIFTEDTSRASLFAAHQDAIKNGLFIAGFHISGTGIAMTPPTNNAVLPAWRDALAHIIVGGQWTADASWSTVYNTSTFVTRWMDNLRTIAPDSGAYMSEADLIEPDLQQAFYGSNYPSLYRLKQKYDPSGLFYALTAVGAEDWEVQTTDPLPVSWNNNGRLCPVY; encoded by the exons ATGAAGAACCTGCTTTCTTCTGCCCTCGCCACCCTGGCATTGGCCGCAGCTGCCACCGCAGAGCTCGCAGCCCCGTCCTTGAAGGTCGCTGCAGCCACTGGTACCCCCTCAGACACCCACTTCCCCGGAGAGTCGCTGCAATTGACAGACGATGTCTTGGCCGAAGTGGAGGCGGCCATCCAGAACAAGTCGGTGTCCGATCTGTTCAAATTCGGGGACGCACAGACCGACTCGGCTGTTTCAAAGCGAAGCCGGCGCAGCTGCAAGACCATACCAGGCGACTGGCTGTGGCCGAGCAACTTGGTCTGGGAGATCTTCGATCTCCTCCTTGGACGACGTCTGATCAAGGCCGCGCCGCTCGCTGCTGCATGCTATCCTGACTGGCCTGAGTATGACGCGCAGAAGTGCGACGAGATCACTGCGCAATGGTCCACCTCGGATCTTCA TATGGGAGACCCGACCTCTATCATGCTTCCTCTCTTTGAAGGGCGCACTTGCATGCCTCCTGGATCCAACTATACCGACACCTGCAAGATGGGTGGTTATCCTTCTTACGTTGTGAACGTCACCAACGtggcccagatccagctggCTGTCAACTTCGCTCGCAGCCTGAACCTGCGTCTGGTTGTCAAGAATACAGGCCATGACTTCAACGGCAAGGCTGCTGGCAAGGATGCCCTGTCTATCTGGACTCACTGGCTCAAGGATAAGAAGTTCTACCCCGAGTACCGCGCTGACAATGGCTATGTCGGCCCTGCGATCAAGTTCGGCGCAGGTACCCAGGTCTGGGAGGCCAATGAGTttgcaaaagaaaaccacGTCACAACCGTTGGTGGTGAGGCTGTCACTGTTGGTCTGGGAGGAGGCTTcactgctggtggtggccatTCGCCCTTGTCTAGTATGTATGGGTTGGCTGCGGACCAGGTCTTGTCTATGGAGG TCGTCCTCGCCAATGGCCGCTTCATCACCGCATCGGCCACCAAGAACCCCGATGTCTTCTGGATGCtgcgtggaggaggaggcagcaCCATCGGCGTCGTCACTTCATTGACTGTCATCGCTCACCCCCAGATCCAGACGACCTCTGTCACTTTCAACTTCACAATCAACGACTGCCCCAACGCTGATGCCTTCTGGACCGGTGTCTCCGCATACCTGGACAACTTCCAGCGCTTCGTCGACGCCGGCTCTTACGGCTACTACTACGTCGGTGCCTCCTCTATCCTGATCGGTACCGACTACGCTGGGTCAACAGACTACTACTTCCGTATGCACTCATTCATTGCCCCGAATATGACAGTCGCCCAGACCAAGAAACTGCTTGCCCCGTGGTTCGACGTGCTCGATAGTCAGAATATCACTTACACCCCGTGGTACAACCACGCTGACAACTA CCACGATGTCTGGGTTGCCGCCTTCCCACAGGAATTCACCGGCTCGGCAATGGTCAAGACGGCCTCGCGTCTGATACCGCGGAGTATATTCACAGAGGACACCTCTCGAGCCAGCCTGTTCGCGGCCCACCAGGATGCCATAAAAAAT ggcctcttcatcgccggaTTCCACATCTCAGGCACCGGAATCGCCatgacaccaccaaccaacaacgCCGTCCTGCCCGCCTGGCGCGACGCCCTCGCCcacatcatcgtcggcgggCAATGGACCGCAGACGCAAGCTGGTCCACCGTCTACAACACGTCCACATTCGTGACGCGGTGGATGGACAATTTGCGGACCATTGCGCCGGACTCGGGTGCCTATATGAGCGAGGCGGACTTGATTGAGCCGGATCTGCAGCAGGCGTTCTATGGGAGCAATTATCCCAGCCTTTATAGGTTGAAGCAGAAGTACGACCCCTCGGGACTGTTCTATGCGCTGACGGCTGTGGGCGCGGAGGATTGGGAGGTGCAGACGACTGATCCGTTGCCTGTGTCGTGGAATAATAATGGGAGGCTTTGTCCtgtatactaa